A single genomic interval of Flavihumibacter rivuli harbors:
- a CDS encoding phospholipase D-like domain-containing protein: protein MSVGAPIPRPDLYTLHNTVELVRGGRQYFDLMVDLIRNAQRSIHLQVYIFDEDETGTMVAEALKSAVGRNVPVFLLVDGYASQRLSKSFIANLKDSGVQFRWFEPLFQSPYFYFGRRLHHKVLVVDETHCLVGGINISNRYNDFPGQPAWLDWAIHASGEIGKPLFYFCQDIWNKSGWGKKKFLRFNLEPSTEGAPVEKAVRLRRQDWVRRRTEISRSYIEMLDQAKDHVIIMSSYLLPGRVMRKRLAAAAERGVQIKIIAAGKSDVMLAKHAERFLYRWLLKNRIELYEYRPSVLHGKISTYDGKWVSAGSYNLNYISAYASIELNLDVLDTTFARHVEEQLLVVIDKDCHQITAEEFDRSYHWPSRIWQRVSYEIVRLVFYLFTFYFRQR from the coding sequence ATGTCTGTCGGTGCACCCATACCAAGGCCTGATCTCTACACCTTACACAATACCGTTGAATTGGTGCGGGGAGGAAGGCAGTATTTTGACCTTATGGTTGACCTGATCCGGAATGCACAGCGGTCGATCCATTTACAGGTGTATATATTCGATGAGGATGAGACCGGTACCATGGTTGCAGAGGCCTTGAAAAGTGCAGTGGGAAGGAATGTTCCTGTTTTCCTGCTGGTCGACGGCTATGCGTCACAGCGCCTGTCCAAATCCTTTATTGCCAACTTAAAGGACAGTGGTGTGCAATTCAGGTGGTTTGAGCCCCTGTTCCAAAGCCCTTACTTTTACTTTGGTCGGCGGTTGCACCATAAGGTATTGGTAGTAGATGAGACCCATTGCCTTGTCGGGGGTATCAATATCAGCAACAGGTATAATGATTTTCCTGGCCAACCTGCCTGGCTGGACTGGGCCATTCATGCCAGCGGTGAAATAGGCAAACCCTTATTTTATTTCTGCCAGGATATCTGGAATAAGTCAGGTTGGGGGAAGAAAAAATTCCTGCGCTTCAACTTGGAACCTTCCACAGAGGGAGCCCCTGTTGAGAAAGCTGTTCGGTTGAGAAGGCAGGACTGGGTGAGAAGGCGAACAGAAATTTCCCGAAGCTACATCGAAATGCTGGATCAGGCCAAGGACCATGTTATCATCATGTCCAGCTATTTGTTGCCAGGAAGGGTCATGAGGAAAAGGCTTGCAGCAGCGGCTGAGAGAGGTGTTCAAATCAAGATCATTGCAGCAGGGAAATCAGATGTCATGTTGGCCAAACATGCTGAGCGTTTCCTTTACCGCTGGTTATTAAAGAATCGCATCGAACTTTATGAATACCGGCCCAGTGTATTGCATGGTAAAATATCTACCTATGACGGGAAATGGGTAAGTGCAGGTTCTTATAATCTTAATTATATCAGTGCCTATGCCTCCATTGAGCTAAACCTGGATGTGCTGGATACAACCTTTGCCCGGCATGTGGAGGAACAATTGTTGGTGGTAATTGATAAGGATTGCCATCAGATCACAGCAGAAGAATTCGATAGATCCTATCATTGGCCCAGTCGCATCTGGCAAAGGGTGTCCTACGAGATTGTCCGGCTGGTATTTTACCTCTTTACTTTCTACTTCAGGCAGCGCTGA
- a CDS encoding Na/Pi cotransporter family protein, which produces MNDAIDFWKLIAGTAIFIIGMQFLETALKQIAGRRFKLFLKKHTTSKPKAIAAGAIVTAVLQSSSIVNIMVLAFVGAGVIQMHSALALMLGSNLGTTLTSWIIATLGFKLDIESFALPITGIAGLVMAFTQKESQSRQWLQFALGFGFLFLGLDFMKTGMEASVQNFNLQGYMHYPLIIFLLIGAVITGLIQASSATVALVLSALYANAITLEAGAAVVLGSEIGTTAKLLLAAQGEIADKKRVALGNFLFNVSTSLLVLLFLNPLLNFITGTLAFQNNLMALALFQTLVNIIGIILFYPFLNVFGNYLQQRFSGSQHETFYIQKTDPSEPDLAIPALKKEIELFLHLVSHFIRESFELKANDNKIHPKPIGFDSKPLSKHYEYLKQIHGDILQFYARLLGSTNEESTTLMLNQLISAVRNGMYAAKSINDARADILQLMNSSNEIKYGFFEETKKATDQFLNSMEATEIMPEDKLSADLLELYGSISADYATVTGQLYKDNKYSALRDIEISTLINFNRELFTAFKSYLVAIKDFRLPMEEAEKFRELPGFIR; this is translated from the coding sequence ATGAATGACGCCATCGATTTCTGGAAATTAATAGCAGGTACGGCCATTTTCATCATTGGCATGCAATTCCTTGAAACCGCATTGAAGCAGATCGCAGGAAGAAGGTTCAAGTTGTTCCTGAAGAAACATACTACCAGTAAGCCCAAAGCCATAGCTGCAGGGGCCATCGTAACGGCTGTCCTGCAAAGCAGTTCCATAGTAAATATAATGGTACTGGCCTTTGTGGGTGCCGGTGTCATACAAATGCACAGTGCCCTGGCACTGATGCTGGGCTCCAACCTAGGAACAACACTGACCAGCTGGATCATTGCAACATTGGGATTCAAACTTGACATTGAATCATTTGCCCTTCCGATCACTGGCATAGCCGGCCTTGTAATGGCCTTTACACAAAAGGAAAGCCAGTCAAGGCAATGGCTCCAGTTCGCATTGGGCTTCGGGTTCCTGTTCCTTGGCCTTGATTTCATGAAAACGGGGATGGAAGCCAGCGTGCAGAACTTCAACTTACAAGGTTATATGCACTACCCATTGATCATATTCCTTTTGATCGGGGCAGTGATCACCGGGTTGATACAGGCAAGCTCCGCTACGGTAGCCTTGGTATTGTCTGCGCTCTATGCCAATGCGATCACCCTGGAAGCCGGGGCTGCAGTGGTCCTGGGCTCTGAGATCGGCACAACCGCCAAATTGCTGCTGGCGGCACAAGGTGAGATAGCCGATAAGAAGCGGGTAGCCCTGGGAAATTTCCTGTTCAATGTCAGTACAAGCCTCCTGGTCCTTCTATTCCTTAATCCCCTACTTAACTTCATAACGGGGACACTCGCCTTTCAAAATAACCTGATGGCCCTTGCCCTTTTCCAGACCCTGGTCAATATCATCGGGATTATCCTCTTCTATCCCTTCTTAAATGTTTTTGGAAACTATCTCCAGCAACGCTTCAGTGGCAGCCAACATGAAACCTTCTATATCCAGAAGACCGATCCTTCAGAACCAGACCTGGCCATTCCGGCCCTGAAAAAAGAAATTGAACTGTTCCTTCACCTGGTAAGTCATTTTATCAGGGAAAGCTTTGAACTGAAAGCCAATGACAATAAGATCCATCCCAAACCGATCGGCTTCGACAGCAAACCATTATCCAAACACTACGAATACCTGAAGCAAATACATGGCGATATCCTTCAGTTTTATGCCAGGCTATTGGGGTCTACCAATGAAGAATCAACCACCCTTATGTTAAACCAGTTGATCTCTGCAGTCCGCAATGGCATGTATGCCGCCAAAAGCATCAATGATGCCAGGGCCGATATCCTTCAGTTGATGAACTCTTCGAATGAGATCAAATACGGCTTTTTTGAGGAGACAAAGAAGGCCACCGACCAATTCCTCAATAGCATGGAGGCTACTGAAATAATGCCGGAGGATAAGCTTTCAGCTGACTTGCTGGAACTTTATGGCAGCATATCGGCTGATTATGCAACGGTAACCGGCCAGCTCTACAAGGATAACAAATACAGTGCTTTAAGGGATATTGAAATATCGACCCTGATCAATTTCAACAGGGAATTGTTCACCGCCTTCAAGTCCTATTTGGTAGCGATCAAGGATTTCAGGCTACCAATGGAAGAAGCGGAGAAGTTCAGGGAACTACCGGGATTTATCAGGTAA
- a CDS encoding MlaE family ABC transporter permease: MTSLPPGTRNAIIEAGAIARFTGRFFSEVFRPRYEIAEFFRQCYIIGYKSLPLVGLTGFIMGLVLTMQLRPSLIDYGVESELPAMVGIAIIREIGPVITALIFAGKIGSSIGAELGSMKVTEQIDAMEVSGTNPFKYLVVTRVLAATLMLPILVMLSDAISLYGSYLGVNIKGTTSFSLFFRQVFYSLSYGDVIPAFVKSYFFGFAVGIIGCFKGYFSSKGTEGVGRSANSAVVVSSIMVFILDLIAVQITDILGLN; the protein is encoded by the coding sequence ATGACCTCACTACCTCCGGGAACCAGGAATGCCATTATTGAAGCAGGTGCAATTGCCCGCTTTACCGGTCGTTTTTTCTCAGAGGTATTCCGTCCGAGGTATGAGATAGCAGAGTTTTTCCGGCAGTGTTACATCATTGGCTATAAATCGTTGCCACTCGTTGGGCTGACAGGGTTTATCATGGGCCTTGTACTGACCATGCAACTCAGGCCTTCGCTGATTGATTACGGTGTAGAGAGCGAACTGCCGGCAATGGTCGGTATAGCCATCATCCGGGAAATCGGACCTGTCATCACCGCCCTGATCTTTGCGGGCAAGATAGGCAGCAGCATTGGTGCCGAACTAGGCAGCATGAAAGTGACCGAGCAGATTGATGCCATGGAAGTAAGTGGTACCAATCCGTTCAAATACCTTGTTGTAACAAGGGTCCTGGCCGCAACGCTCATGCTACCAATACTTGTAATGCTTAGCGATGCCATTTCCCTCTATGGCTCATACCTGGGCGTGAACATCAAGGGAACAACAAGTTTTTCCCTTTTCTTCAGGCAGGTTTTCTATTCCCTCAGTTATGGTGATGTCATCCCGGCATTTGTGAAATCCTATTTTTTCGGCTTTGCTGTTGGGATCATTGGATGCTTTAAAGGCTATTTTTCCAGTAAGGGAACCGAGGGTGTGGGCAGGAGTGCCAATAGTGCTGTCGTGGTTTCCAGTATAATGGTGTTCATACTGGACCTGATAGCCGTTCAGATCACCGATATCCTTGGCTTAAATTGA
- a CDS encoding ABC transporter ATP-binding protein: MTGVQPYHSTENNSTRGENVIEINNLDKSFGDLVVLNHFNLSLKRGENVVVLGKSGCGKSVLIKCIIGLMKPDEGNITVLGQSIPDLSQEELDRIRVKIGFLFQSNALYDSMTVRENLEFPLRRHWIHVSHEEVNDLVMEALENVGLAHTVDMMPVELSGGMRKRIALARTLILKPEIILYDEPTTGLDPITSREISNLMVEIQGKYNTSSLIISHDMNCIRTTADRIVLLMDGIAYANGTFEQLKASEDPRIKQFFIEK, encoded by the coding sequence ATGACAGGAGTCCAGCCATATCATTCAACGGAAAACAACTCCACCAGGGGGGAGAACGTGATTGAGATCAATAACCTGGACAAGTCATTCGGTGACCTTGTTGTCCTGAATCACTTCAACCTTTCCCTGAAACGTGGTGAAAATGTGGTGGTACTTGGTAAGTCTGGCTGCGGAAAATCTGTCCTGATCAAATGTATCATTGGGTTGATGAAGCCCGATGAAGGCAATATAACAGTGTTGGGCCAGTCCATTCCCGACCTGAGCCAGGAAGAACTGGACAGGATAAGGGTGAAGATCGGGTTCCTCTTCCAAAGCAATGCCCTCTATGACTCCATGACGGTACGGGAGAACCTGGAGTTCCCATTAAGAAGGCATTGGATCCATGTTTCCCATGAAGAGGTAAATGATCTGGTCATGGAAGCCCTGGAAAATGTTGGGCTTGCCCATACCGTAGACATGATGCCGGTTGAGTTATCCGGGGGCATGAGAAAGCGCATTGCCCTTGCGAGAACCCTCATCCTGAAACCGGAAATCATCCTCTATGACGAACCTACCACCGGGCTTGACCCAATAACCTCCAGGGAGATCAGCAACCTGATGGTGGAGATACAGGGCAAGTACAACACTTCCTCCCTGATCATTTCCCATGACATGAATTGTATCAGGACCACAGCAGACAGGATCGTCCTTCTCATGGATGGGATTGCCTATGCTAACGGAACATTTGAACAATTAAAAGCATCGGAAGATCCCAGGATCAAACAGTTTTTTATCGAGAAATGA